Proteins encoded in a region of the Perca fluviatilis chromosome 8, GENO_Pfluv_1.0, whole genome shotgun sequence genome:
- the si:ch73-330k17.3 gene encoding IGFBP domain-containing protein, translating into MKPYWCVIPGADMYIKSAARCAHLSRTFGRSRMWMLFFVSALLGALGSQEMPSGASQQLQALHCPPCERIHCSSRRALKLQCKGGVTTGVCGCCPVCARAEGETCGGTWDYLGKCDKGLVCVYQDSAADKPDPERIGICKAVIESLDPESCHPECTREYCQANPSEICAAKSVSLEQIACQGSCQHTSCSSCLLLKLPSCPQTCTPSDSSCLHHFGKCVHNHLTATHNTVCHNNLQSHPEGHFLCLVPACSNATK; encoded by the exons ATGAAGCCTTACTGGTGTGTTATCCCAGGGGCCGACATGTATATAAAAAGTGCTGCCAGGTGTGCTCACCTCAGTAGAACATTTGGTCGTTCAAGGATGTGGATGCTCTTCTTTGTGAGTGCCTTGTTGGGGGCGTTGGGGTCACAGGAAATGCCTTCTGGAGCATCTCAGCAGCTTCAGGCCCTTCATTGCCCGCCCTGCGAGCGGATACACTGCTCCTCCCGGCGGGCGCTGAAGCTCCAGTGTAAAGGTGGTGTCACAACAGGTGTGTGTGGCTGCTGCCCCGTCTGTgccagagcagagggagagacctGTGGAGGAACATGGGACTACCTGGGCAAGTGTGATAAGGGACTGGTGTGTGTTTACCAGGACTCGGCAGCTGACAAACCAGACCCAGAGCGCATAGGCATCTGTAAAGCAG TGATTGAATCGTTGGATCCAGAGAGCTGTCACCCAGAGTGCACCAGGGAATACTGTCAGGCCAACCCCTCGGAAATCTGCGCTGCCAA GTCTGTCTCTCTGGAGCAGATAGCATGTCAGGGCTCCTGCCAACACACCTCCTGTTCAAGCTGTCTGCTGCTGAAACTCCCATCATGCCCTCAGACCTGCACCCCGTCCGATTCCTCCTGTCTACACCACTTTGGGAAGTGTGTGCACAATCACCTGACAGCCACTCATAATACTGTATGCCACAACAACCTACAG AGTCATCCTGAGGGGCATTTTCTGTGTTTGGTCCCAGCCTGTTCAAACGCAACAAAGTAA